A single region of the Nicotiana sylvestris chromosome 6, ASM39365v2, whole genome shotgun sequence genome encodes:
- the LOC104245308 gene encoding probable serine/threonine-protein kinase PBL7, producing the protein MGCFPCSGDGDTSIKKPERKIIHTNNQYKRVNHQPQPKQDTLVASQFKFVKNEEAKDANRSTSRKEGDYSNNTPPTDGKTGGAKARRFKFDELVAATDSFKEDYFLGEGGFGKVYKGHLLDTGEIVAIKQLDPYGCQGVREFVVEVQTLSKADHPNLVKLIGCCAEGVQRLLVYEYMPLGSLEDHLYDPWPNQKPLDWNTRMKIAAGAARGLEYLHDKMKPPIIYRDLKCSNILLDEGYHPKLSDFGLAKVGPSGDKTHVSTRVMGTYGYCAPDYAMTGQLTFKSDIYSFGVVLLEIITGRRAIDYTKSLAEQNLVAWARPLFKDRKKFYKMADPALEGQYPIRSLYQALAIAAMCVQEQPNMRPPIVDIVTALNYLASQKYDPETEPPVRKSTKSQSFHKSKTDEKSW; encoded by the exons atgggCTGTTTCCCTTGTTCTGGAGATGGAGATACATCAATCAAGAAACCGGAGAGAAAAATAATTCATACCAATAACCAATACAAAAGGGTTAATCATCAGCCTCAGCCTAAACAAG ATACGCTGGTGGCTAGTCAATTTAAATTTGTGAAGAATGAAGAGGCTAAAGATGCAAACCGATCTACGTCTAGGAAAGAAGGGGATTATAGCAACAACACCCCTCCCACAGATGGAAAAACTGGTGGTGCTAAGGCGCGGCGGTTTAAATTTGATGAATTGGTAGCTGCAACAGATAGTTTCAAGGAAGATTACTTCTTGGGAGAAGGCGGTTTTGGCAAAGTATATAAAGGTCATTTGCTGGATACTGGTGAG ATTGTCGCCATCAAACAACTCGATCCGTATGGATGTCAAGGAGTTAGGGAATTTGTTGTTGAAGTACAGACACTAAGTAAGGCTGACCACCCTAATCTTGTTAAACTTATTGGTTGTTGCGCCGAGGGAGTTCAAAGGCTATTGGTCTATGAGTACATGCCTCTTGGTTCATTGGAAGACCATTTGTATG ACCCCTGGCCAAATCAAAAACCTCTTGATTGGAACACTAGAATGAAGATAGCTGCAGGTGCTGCAAGAGGCCTGGAATATTTACATGATAAGATGAAGCCTCCTATAATTTATCGTGATCTCAAATGCTCCAATATTCTGCTTGATGAGGGGTATCATCCAAAGTTATCTGATTTTGGCTTGGCTAAAGTGGGTCCTAGTGGAGACAAGACTCACGTTTCCACCAGAGTGATGGGCACATATGGATACTGTGCACCAGATTATGCTATGACTGGCCAACTGACTTTCAAGTCTGATATCTATAGCTTTGGAGTTGTTCTTCTGGAGATAATCACGGGCAGGAGAGCGATTGACTATACAAAATCTCTCGCGGAGCAAAATCTGGTTGCTTGG GCAAGACCATTATTCAAAGACAGGAAGAAATTCTACAAGATGGCAGATCCAGCACTTGAAGGTCAATATCCAATTAGGAGCTTATACCAAGCTCTTGCAATTGCTGCAATGTGTGTCCAGGAACAACCTAATATGCGTCCTCCCATTGTTGACATCGTCACTGCTTTGAACTACCTTGCCTCCCAAAAGTATGACCCCGAAACTGAGCCTCCTGTCCGAAAGTCCACCAAAAGTCAATCTTTTCACAAATCTAAAACAGATGAAAAATCCTGGTAA
- the LOC104245307 gene encoding uncharacterized protein produces MTSSSSQRPAFGLSYLRKTVTWLFITLLIIYLLYSFTLILNKDSECTNSSSDLSTKEAFSLPPPPPSHSKNSSFQENSGEPETGLQHIVFGIAASSNLWDKRKEYIKLWWKPGEMRGVVWLDKNVTIKKNEGLPEIRISGNTTKFLYTNRQGNRSALRISRVVSETLRLGLKDVRWFVMGDDDTVFAVDNVVRVLSKYDHNQYYYIGSSSESHIQNIFFSYAMAYGGGGFAISYPLAKELEKIQDRCIQRYPGLYGSDDRIQACMAELGVPLTREPGFHQYDVYGNLLGLLGAHPVTPLVSIHHLDVVDPIIPRMSRVDGLQRLFESMKYDTASIMQQSICYDKQKYWSISVSWGYVVQITRGNISPRELEMPTRTFLNWYKRADYTAYAFNTRPVTKHPCQKPFVYYISTAKFDRSKNQIVGIYHRHRESYPYCRWKIESPENINAIVVLKKPDNDRWQKAPRRDCCKVLPSNNSNLYIWVDNCGKGETSEM; encoded by the exons atgacttcttcttcttctcaacgACCGGCATTTGGCCTTAGCTACCTTCGCAAAACTGTAACTTGGCTATTTATCACCTTATTAATCATCTATCTTCTTTACTCTTTCACCCTAATTCTCAATAAAGATTCTGAATGTACCAATTCTTCCTCAGACTTATCCACAAAAGAAGCTTTTTCTCTCCCTCCACCTCCACCTTCTCATTCCAAAAACTCATCTTTTCAAGAAAATTCAGGGGAGCCTGAAACAGGGCTACAACACATTGTATTTGGAATAGCAGCGTCTTCGAATTTGtgggataaaagaaaagagtACATAAAATTATGGTGGAAGCCAGGGGAAATGAGGGGTGTAGTTTGGTTAGACAAAAATGTTACAATTAAGAAAAATGAAGGTTTGCCCGAAATTCGTATTTCAGGGAACACAACTAAGTTTCTTTACACGAATCGACAGGGGAACAGATCAGCTCTTAGGATTTCACGTGTGGTTTCGGAGACATTAAGGTTAGGTCTTAAAGATGTGAGATGGTTTGTAATGGGAGATGATGACACAGTTTTTGCTGTGGATAATGTTGTGagagtgctttcaaaatatgacCATAACCAGTATTATTACATTGGGAGCTCTTCAGAAAGTCATATTCAGAACATATTTTTCTCATATGCCATGGCTTATGGTGGGGGTGGATTTGCTATTAGTTATCCATTGGCTAAAGAGTTAGAGAAAATTCAAGATCGTTGCATTCAGCGATACCCTGGATTATATGGAAGTGATGATCGAATTCAAGCTTGTATGGCTGAGCTTGGTGTCCCTCTTACTCGAGAACCTGGATTTCATCAG TATGATGTGTATGGGAACTTGCTAGGCCTTTTGGGAGCACATCCTGTAACACCTCTGGTATCAATTCACCATCTAGATGTAGTGGATCCTATAATCCCAAGAATGAGCAGAGTTGATGGACTCCAACGCCTTTTTGAATCGATGAAATATGACACAGCCAGCATAATGCAGCAGTCAATCTGCTACGACAAGCAAAAATACTGGTCTATTTCAGTGTCATGGGGCTATGTGGTTCAGATCACAAGGGGTAATATCTCTCCTAGAGAATTAGAAATGCCCACAAGAACATTTCTTAACTGGTACAAAAGAGCTGATTACACAGCCTATGCATTCAACACTAGGCCCGTGACTAAGCACCCGTGCCAGAAGCCTTTCGTCTACTACATTAGCACAGCCAAATTTGATCGAAGCAAAAATCAGATCGTTGGGATTTACCATCGTCATAGAGAGTCGTATCCTTATTGCAGGTGGAAAATTGAGTCACCTGAGAATATCAACGCCATTGTTGTCTTGAAAAAGCCCGATAACGATCGTTGGCAAAAA GCACCGAGAAGGGATTGTTGTAAAGTTCTACCATCAAACAACTCCAATTTGTACATTTGGGTAGACAATTGCGGAAAAGGTGAAACCAGTGAAATGTAG